Within Candidatus Rokuibacteriota bacterium, the genomic segment AGACCCCATCGAGTTCGTGCACCAGAGCCAGGGGTGCCTGGTCAACCACCGGGAGGTCGGAACGCACACCAAGTCGTTCTCCGCGGCGCTCCGTGGGGCGCTCCGCGAGGACCCGGACATCATCCTGGTCGGCGAGATGCGAGACCTGGAGACGATCCGGCTCGCGGTGGAAGCAGCCGCGACCGGCCACCTGGTCTTCGGGACCCTGCACACGACGAACGCGCCGAAGACGGTGGACCGCGTCATCGAGGTGTTCCCGGCCGAGGAACAGGGGCAGATCCGCAACACGCTGTCCACGAGCCTGAAGCTCGTGGAGGCCCAGAACCTCTTCAAGCGGGTCGACAAGCCGGGCCGCTGCGCCGTTCTGGAGATCATGGTCTGCAACGCCGCCATCGGGAACCT encodes:
- the tadA gene encoding Flp pilus assembly complex ATPase component TadA, translating into DPIEFVHQSQGCLVNHREVGTHTKSFSAALRGALREDPDIILVGEMRDLETIRLAVEAAATGHLVFGTLHTTNAPKTVDRVIEVFPAEEQGQIRNTLSTSLKLVEAQNLFKRVDKPGRCAVLEIMVCNAAIGNLIRESKTHQIPSIMQTGKKLGMQMLDDAILDVLQKKWISPEDAYDKAIDKSKFLQFLKTPPDELNQ